AGTCCCTGCGCGACGGACAGTGGCGCATCGTGCGCATGAACAGCGACGGCAGCGGGCAGACCGTGCTTCCCGGCGCGGGAAACGACACCGCGCCCATCTGGCTTTGGAGCGGGCGGATCCTGTTCAACTCCGACCGCAGCGGGATGTGGAAGATCTACACGATGGCGGCGGACGGCAGCGACCAGCGCGTCCTCACGCGCGGCACGCTGGCGGAGGAGCACGCCGGCCTCGGCGGCGCCGGCAGTCTCCTGCTCATCCGGACGGGGCCGCGGAGGTTCCGGATCCGGAACCTGCGCACGGGCGCCGTCAAGCCGGTCTCCTTCGCCAGCTTCCCCGGCTACGGCGGCGAGTTCTGGCCCGCGCTCTCGCCGGACGGCCGCAGGATCGCGTTCCTCTTCAAGGGCGGCACCGGCGCCCCGCGCGCGGAGTACTCGGCGGCGATCACCGAGACGACGGACCGCTTCGTCGTCGGTCAGGCGACGCTGGTCGCCGGCGGCTGCTTCAACTCGTGGGCGAAGGACTCCAACAGCTTCCTCATGTGCGTCATCACCGATGATGTCGGAGGCTCCGATCTCTATCTCGCGACGCGCGGCGCGGGCGGCTACTGGAAGAAGACGCGCGTGACCGCCGCGGCGGGCTGGGACTACTTCCCGGCCTGGTCGCCGGACAACAGCTGGATCGTCTGGGCCGCCGCCCCGGTGGCGGACCACCCCTTCGAGAGCCCGACGTACGAGATCTATGCCCGCCCCGCCGCCGGCGGCGAGCCCGTGCAGCTCACGAGCGACGGCTACGCGGACAACGCGCCGAGCTGGAGTGTGGCGGGGCCCTGAGGGCGCGCCGTGCGCTGGTCTGAAGCTCGCACCGGCCGCGTCTTCGTCATCCGCCTTGAGACCGGCGACCGTCTCCCCGACGCCATGGAGCAACTCGCGGCGGCGCGGGGAGTCGAACGCGGCTTCCTCGTGGTGCTTGGCGGCGCTGCCGACGGGAGCCGGGTCGTCGTCGGCCCGGAGGACGGCAATGCTCTTCCGCCGGTGCCGATGATCCACGCTCTCGTCGGAGTCCACGAGATTGCCGGCGTCGGGACGATCTTCCCCGACGCCGCCGGGAAGCCGTCGGTCCACCTGCACGCCGCGCTGGGGCGGGGTGCCACGGCCGTCGCGGGCTGCACCCGTCCCGGCGTCGATATCTGGACCGTGGGCGAGGTCGTGCTCGTCGAACTGCTGGGCACAGAGGCCCGGCGCGAGACGGATCCGGCGACGGGGTTCTCGCTTCTCGAACCGTAGGAGAACCAGGGTCCCCGACGTCCTCGTCGTCGGACCGCTGGCCGGTCAACTGCTACATCGTCGGGTGCGACGAGACGCGGGTCCTGTTCTTCGAGTGACACAGGCAAGGCGCCTTCATTCTATGGGTCATAGCTCTGCGCCCGTTCATCCCAGTCGATTGCCTTCAACCGCTCCAGTACGCTCGGATCAATCGGCATCGCCAGGGTGTCTTGAAACCAGACGACCGTGAGGGAAGAGCAACACCCCTCCTTGCCCACGATCTCGTCCGAACGAAGATCAGCCATGCAGGTCACCACGGGAAGCCGCTCGAGCTTCATCCCCCGGGAGAGGAGATCGTCTCGCGCCCCTTCGGGGAATTCGTGCCCCCACGCGATGGGCTCGGGTTCGATCAAGAAGACCGGCGTACTCCCGTGCCCGAACTCATCCGCTTCCTCC
The bacterium genome window above contains:
- a CDS encoding PPC domain-containing DNA-binding protein, translating into MRWSEARTGRVFVIRLETGDRLPDAMEQLAAARGVERGFLVVLGGAADGSRVVVGPEDGNALPPVPMIHALVGVHEIAGVGTIFPDAAGKPSVHLHAALGRGATAVAGCTRPGVDIWTVGEVVLVELLGTEARRETDPATGFSLLEP